In Solanum pennellii chromosome 3, SPENNV200, a single window of DNA contains:
- the LOC107012890 gene encoding protein MID1-COMPLEMENTING ACTIVITY 1-like codes for MEDFAQVAGVDALGVINLIIAASKNATTHKRNCEQLAEHVRMIGNLLEKLKSTDLMNLSATAEPLEGLEEALGKALELVDSCREKSYFYMLAMGWSVVYQFQRVQSEIDRYLNLVPLISIVHDFRMQDVHESLEAVEGDYHCEYTLDEEDIEAHRAVLKPDRSKKDANVLEKSLSRRYPDLRFHEALEEEKEKLHLELHLSQANNDPKQCRIIEHLIDVTQNVVNVPDEKFLALSAQPYIGTGLVSAAKVGQVQMVNVSQAEHQENSKWQTDLFDCCSEPCLCFKACIYPCGIFSRIASLVSHGKITREHALNDLLTYSLFCGCCCYTCCVRRSLRKLFNIEGGSCDDFLTHLMCCCCAMIQEWRELELRDFEGCQGRKMIPPPYQSMKP; via the exons ATGGAAGACTTTGCTCAGGTAGCAGGTGTGGACGCTCTAGGAGTGATTAATTTAATCATCGCGGCATCCAAAAATGCAACTACCCATAAAAGGAACTGTGAGCAGTTAGCTGAGCACGTGAGAATGATCGGCAATCTATTAGAGAAGCTAAAATCGACGGACCTGATGAATCTGTCGGCGACAGCAGAGCCGCTGGAAGGATTAGAGGAGGCTCTTGGAAAAGCTTTGGAGTTGGTGGACAGTTGCAGAGAAAAGAGCTACTTCTACATGCTTGCCATGGGGTGGAGCGTAGTTTATCAGTTTCAACGGGTTCAGAGTGAGATTGATCGATACCTGAACCTGGTTCCCTTGATTTCCATTGTCCACGACTTCCGAATGCAG GACGTGCATGAAAGCTTGGAAGCTGTTGAAGGTGATTATCATTGTGAATACACTCTAGACGAAGAGGATATTGAGGCCCACAGAGCAGTACTGAAACCTGATCGATCAAAGAAAGATGCAAATGTATTAGAGAAGTCACTGTCTAGAAGATATCCTGATTTGAGATTCCATGAGGCTCtcgaggaggagaaggagaaattACATCTTGAACTGCACCTCTCACAGGCAAACAATGATCCCAAGCAGTGCAGAATCATTGAACATCTTATTGATGTGACTCAAAATGTAGTTAATGTGCCAGATGAAAAGTTTCTTGCCCTCAGCGCGCAACCTTACATAGGAACTGG GTTGGTATCAGCTGCAAAAGTTGGTCAGGTGCAGATGGTGAATGTCTCGCAGGCTGAACATCAAGAAAACTCAAAGTGGCAAACTGACCTCTTTGACTGTTGCAGTGAACCCTGTTTAT GTTTTAAAGCGTGCATCTACCCATGTGGCATATTTTCAAGAATTGCTAGTTTGGTTTCGCATGGGAAGATAA CTCGTGAACATGCACTGAATGATCTGTTGACATACTCCTTATTCTGTGGTTGTTGCTGTTATACTTGTTGTGTAAGAAGAAGCCTGAGAAAACTTTTCAATATTGAG GGAGGTTCATGTGATGATTTCTTAACTCATCTGATGTGTTGCTGTTGCGCTATGATCCAAGAGTGGCGTGAACTCGAACTGAGGGACTTTGAAG GTTGTCAAGGTAGGAAGATGATTCCACCTCCGTACCAGTCTATGAAGCCTTGA